GACGGCCGGGACGATGTCCCGGCCAATCTCGCGCGCCGACGTCCCTGTCGAGCCGCGGTCACTTCACTTCGATCCGCCGGGCCAGGGCCTGGGCGTGCTTGGGCAGCGTGATCGAGAGCACGCCGTTCTCGAGCTCGGCCCGGACGTGCTCGGGATCGATCTGGCGCACCAGGTCGAAGGAGCGCCGGTAGCTGATGGCGCCGGTCTGCTCGCGCCGCACGGTGCGGTAGCCCTCCTCGTCCTTCAGCTCGCGCCGGGCCTTGACCGTCAGCGAGTCGTTCTCGATCTCGATCTCGAGGTCCTGGCGGTTGACCCCGGGCAGGTCCATGCGGATGATGTAGTCCTTGTCGCCCTCGTACACCTCGGTGCGCGGGGCGGTCCACAGCTCGGGATCGGAGCCGGAGCAGGCGCCCGCGGGCGCGAAGAAGGTGTCCAGCAGCGTCGCGAGGTTCATGGGCATCAGGTTGGCGGTCATGACGTTCCTCCAAGGTTGGGTCGGTCCTATCGGTGGCCGCATCGGCGGCGCTTCACGCAGTGTCGGGCCCCCTAATTCAAGGGCCGTGCCCGAGCGGTCGGCATCGGGAATCGTGTCGGCAATGCCTTGACAACATTCACGATAGATGATTTGATCTGCGCCGGGCACGCTCGGCGGATCTCCGCGAAGATTCCCGGATCATGACGAAACGGCAGGCCAGTGCGACGGTTTGGCTGGGGTGGCATGACACATTGGCATCGACGTCGGGCCTTCCCGGGACTGGCCGCCTTGTCGAGCGGTCTCTTGGCTTGCAGCGTGCTGCTGCTTGGCTTCGCCGTCGGCGCCGACGCCGGCGCCGCGGACCAGCCGGCCCCCCTGCGCGTCGGCGAGATCCGCCTGAACGTGTCGGACATCTTCTCGCCGGAGGAACTCGCCGGCTCCCGCGGCCTCATGCGCACGACGCGCCGCCTGGTCAACACCGTCCACCTCGGGACCCGCGAAGCCGTCCTGCGGCGCGAACTGCTGTTCGCCGCGGGAGAGCCGCTCGACGAGCGACGGCTGCGCGAGACCGAGCGCAACCTGCGCGCGCTGGGTTTCCTGACCCACGTCGCGGTGGTGCCCGTCGACACGCTGCCCGACGGCCTGGTCGTGCTGGAGGTGCGCGCCCAGGAGACCTGGTCGCTGACCACGGCCGCCAGTTACGCCCACTCCCCGGTGAAGGACCGCTGGTCGGCCGAGCTGTCGGACCAGAATTTCCTGGGCTACGGCGTCGAACTGATCGCG
This genomic interval from bacterium contains the following:
- a CDS encoding Hsp20/alpha crystallin family protein; the protein is MTANLMPMNLATLLDTFFAPAGACSGSDPELWTAPRTEVYEGDKDYIIRMDLPGVNRQDLEIEIENDSLTVKARRELKDEEGYRTVRREQTGAISYRRSFDLVRQIDPEHVRAELENGVLSITLPKHAQALARRIEVK